The following nucleotide sequence is from Perca flavescens isolate YP-PL-M2 chromosome 20, PFLA_1.0, whole genome shotgun sequence.
ataGTTGATTGCTCCCTAATCAGAATAGTTTCCACATACAACATATGTGACATCATTTACAAGATAACACAACGTATTATGGTGAATGCAGTTGCCAGAGGTTtattgtgtatctgtgtctcttgCAGAAAATACAAGAGCAAAGAGTGATGCGTTTGCTGCCCAAAACAACTTGCCGAAATTCGAGTATGTGCTGCATCCCCGCAGCACTGGATTCACCTTCATTGTGGACAGACTACGAAAAGGTTCAACTGTTTCTGAAATCATGAAATGTCTACAATAAACATGACAATGATCGgctcattataaaaaaaatgtattgttagtTGGCAGTCAAACGGATGGGCATTATTTGGTCAGCGTCATCCTGATAGAAATATTGTATCAGCAAAACCAAGGGGACATGACATGCTTTCATGATGATTGTAGTAACATCAGTGTAGGAGAGATATCATACCTGTTATTCGTCAGTCTCAGACCTACGCTTCATCCTACTGCCAGCCATTACAACACCCCTGAGATTCTCATGTTTCCCTATGAGCTCATTCTGGCAGTCCTCCAGAGTTCTTAAATACCACCTCTGGCCCTGCCGACTCATCCCCCCCACCTGCCCTGGATGCTGAGCATGGCACTAACTCTCCAAGCAGGTGTTGGGAATCGCTGTGATGTCAACAGACTTAGCCaattctcctctccctctctctgcactGCTGACTGACATGCTGTGCATGTTGTCTTTGTCCACGTCCACTGTGGCCCTCTCAGCTCTATTTTTACCTTGGTAGAGCTGAGCTGTACAGGAGCAGGCGCTGGCAGGTGTTACCCTGTCCACTTGATATTTCATTCagctctatgtatgtgtgtgttgtaaggGCACTGCAGATCAATGACGACGGTATAGAGCTTATGGTACTTTTGAAGGCAGAGAGAGGATGAAGCTCTAAGCCCCTGGAAAATTAGAGATACATGAGTAATGGAGCTATGAGCTGGGATTATAAAGGGTGCATACAACAATTCCAAGAACAAGTGTGGATGTGGAAAAGGAATAATAAGTCTCCCTGCGGTGTCATGTCTGAAACTTCGTAGTTTACAGTAAGCTGTGACTGAAAATTTAGTATTTTACACAGATTTTATTTGACGTTCCTGTGATCATTTAAAACTGTGTCCCTTTTCCTAGGAGACAACCTGGATGCCGTCCATGATATTACAGTGGCATACCCCAAGAACATCCCTCAGACAGAACGCCACCTCATCATGGGGTTTTTCCCCCGCGAAATCCACTTCCACGTCCGCCGCTACCCAGTGGCATCCCTGCCCGACTCTTCCTCTGACCTGGAGGCTTGGTGTCGAGAGCGCTGGGCTGAGAAGGAGATCCGTCTGCGGGACTTCTACTCAGGCCAGCCCCGGGCCTTTGATAGGGACGGTGTTGCGCGTGTGCCACCTTGTAAGACGGAGCTGCGAGTGACTCTGATCAAAGCTGCCTCGCTGCTGTACTGGAGCAGCTTCATTGCTCTGTGCTTCACTGGCCTGTGGCTGTGGGCTCCATTCAGGCTCTACTGCCTGGTCATGGTTGGAGTGTATATGGCCCAGCAGAAGCTGATTGGAGGGCTGGAGCTGCTGGAGTTGGCCTGCCATCGATACTGGAAGTCCATGGCTGCCGACGCGGGTGAGAAGAGTAAGGGGCTGGATGGAAAGCTGCTGTGAGGATGGCCGACGGGGTTGGCTGGACAATGATATGTTTCCACCTTTGCTCAGCAAGGACACTGTGGACTCAGTTGTCTTGGCCTGTTCAGTCCAGAGGGCAAGAGGATCCTTTTGAGGAACCCAGTGCTCCATGCCTTAGAAAGGAACGGGAGTAATGAGTGCACTTCCTGACGGTATGCATGGTCTCAGTGGAGAGAGCTTACCTTTCTTTTGAAGCAGAAAAAGAGGAATGTTATTTAGAGTTATGTGTTGGATTCAAGGAATGTATCACACATAATGTGTCACTTTCCATTTGTATTCCTCTCCTTGTATGAACTCTGTTATTAAGCTTGCTGTCGGTGCATTTTATCAATTTATGTTGTTGGTGTTTATTGTAGTTGTTTGTTCAGAACCTCAGTGTGGACATGTGTCATGATGAAACGATGCTGTTAGTATTTGGTATACCGTTGCCATGTCTTTGTAACTGATGTTATTGTATGCACTGTGGCCCTTGGTTTTATGTTATTGTCATGAAATATGGAGCAGAGCCATAATACAGACCACCTGTACGACTTGACTCTAACCAATATTCAAATCGGCACTGTAGTTAATTGGATTAGACTGATGGGACTAGTTAAATGAATCAGTTTTGATTAGTAGTCACTAGCAATGGATTAACTAAGGAATATA
It contains:
- the lclat1 gene encoding lysocardiolipin acyltransferase 1 isoform X3 — encoded protein: MNHRTRLDWMFLWCCLLRYSYLRLEKICLKAALKAVPGFGWAMQVACFVFIQRRWEDDKKHMGNMLDYFCDIREPLQLLLFPEGTDLTENTRAKSDAFAAQNNLPKFEYVLHPRSTGFTFIVDRLRKGDNLDAVHDITVAYPKNIPQTERHLIMGFFPREIHFHVRRYPVASLPDSSSDLEAWCRERWAEKEIRLRDFYSGQPRAFDRDGVARVPPCKTELRVTLIKAASLLYWSSFIALCFTGLWLWAPFRLYCLVMVGVYMAQQKLIGGLELLELACHRYWKSMAADAGEKSKGLDGKLL
- the lclat1 gene encoding lysocardiolipin acyltransferase 1 isoform X2 encodes the protein MAVSVRGLYFVVTLFLGSFFGSVFMLGPFLPLMLLSPAWYRWITDRIVATWLTLPVSLLELVFGVKVVITGDGFIPGERSVIIMNHRTRLDWMFLWCCLLRYSYLRLEKICLKAALKAVPGFGWAMQVACFVFIQRRWEDDKKHMGNMLDYFCDIREPLQLLLFPEGTDLTENTRAKSDAFAAQNNLPKFEYVLHPRSTGFTFIVDRLRKGDNLDAVHDITVAYPKNIPQTERHLIMGFFPREIHFHVRRYPVASLPDSSSDLEAWCRERWAEKEIRLRDFYSGQPRAFDRDGVARVPPCKTELRVTLIKAASLLYWSSFIALCFTGLWLWAPFRLYCLVMVGVYMAQQKLIGGLELLELACHRYWKSMAADAGEKSKGLDGKLL
- the lclat1 gene encoding lysocardiolipin acyltransferase 1 isoform X1, which translates into the protein MKGMLIKLPQQKRMDDLTLMAVSVRGLYFVVTLFLGSFFGSVFMLGPFLPLMLLSPAWYRWITDRIVATWLTLPVSLLELVFGVKVVITGDGFIPGERSVIIMNHRTRLDWMFLWCCLLRYSYLRLEKICLKAALKAVPGFGWAMQVACFVFIQRRWEDDKKHMGNMLDYFCDIREPLQLLLFPEGTDLTENTRAKSDAFAAQNNLPKFEYVLHPRSTGFTFIVDRLRKGDNLDAVHDITVAYPKNIPQTERHLIMGFFPREIHFHVRRYPVASLPDSSSDLEAWCRERWAEKEIRLRDFYSGQPRAFDRDGVARVPPCKTELRVTLIKAASLLYWSSFIALCFTGLWLWAPFRLYCLVMVGVYMAQQKLIGGLELLELACHRYWKSMAADAGEKSKGLDGKLL